A genomic window from Struthio camelus isolate bStrCam1 chromosome 2, bStrCam1.hap1, whole genome shotgun sequence includes:
- the FAM83A gene encoding protein FAM83A translates to MQSLNEKEDCVACTVRMHGGYPADRLLRQRTMSHSRHLGKIRKRLEDIKNQSLKVTKADFSHNESIRLATDAFLDGGTDSYLETLNKEGEVDFLSSVEAQYIKENAKESYYAHESLADGAAGPKQNDAGSLTSGTYFPSISDSSEPALLHTWVTAEKPYLKEKSTATVYFQTEKNSNIRDIIRRYINKTTQVLAIVMDVFTDTEILCDLLEAANKRMVFVYLLLDHGNVKLFSEMCDKLQIAEDLFKNISVRSVTGEVYCAKSGRKFAGQIQEKFLISDWRYVLSGSYSFTWLCGQVHRNLLSKFTGQVVELFDEEFRHLYALSKPVMGPKSPTRAMPFLLSKAWAPQRSPPDSSPGSANTLSDPFSSLSAGSTHQTKQTPRTPLFSSNFTPQSPLHRVNSFHSYVSLTPPPPQKTIQANYYQPHYDTTMVLYNNVNIYRPVRLRQEDPNRTGLNSPWRCLHKANLFA, encoded by the exons ATGCAGTCTCTGAACGAGAAGGAGGATTGTGTTGCCTGCACAGTGCGTATGCATGGTGGCTACCCTGCGGATCGACTGCTGAGACAAAGGACCATGAGCCACTCGAGACACCTGGGCAAGATAAGGAAAAGGCTGGAGGATATCAAGAACCAGTCCCTTAAGGTGACAAAAGCGGATTTCAGCCACAATGAAAGTATAAGACTGGCCACGGACGCCTTCTTGGATGGTGGGACAGACTCTTATCTCGAAACCTTAAACAAAGAGGGAGAGGTGGATTTCCTCTCCTCCGTGGAAGCTCAGTACATCAAGGAGAACGCCAAGGAGTCTTATTACGCGCACGAATCTCTGGCCGACGGGGCAGCGGGACCCAAGCAGAACGATGCCGGATCGCTTACGTCGGGGACCTACTTCCCAAGCATTTCTGACAGCAGTGAGCCAGCTCTACTGCACACATGGGTTACCGCAGAAAAGccctatttaaaggaaaaatccaCTGCCACTGTGTATTTCCAAACAGAGAAGAACAGCAACATCAGAGACATCATACGCCGGTACATCAACAAGACCACTCAG GTGCTAGCTATCGTGATGGACGTGTTCACAGATACGGAGATTCTCTGCGACCTCCTGGAGGCGGCTAACAAGCGCATGGTGTTTGTCTACCTGTTGCTCGATCATGGCAATGTAAAGCTCTTCTCTGAGATGTGTGACAAGCTGCAGATTGCTGAGGATCTCTTCAAG aaTATTTCAGTCCGCAGTGTTACTGGAGAGGTTTACTGTGCCAAATCAGGCAGAAAATTTGCAggacaaatacaagaaaaatttcTTATTTCTGACTGGAGATATGTGCTCTCTGGATCTTACAG CTTCACATGGTTGTGTGGCCAGGTCCACCGCAACCTCCTCTCCAAGTTCACTGGCCAAGTGGTCGAGCTGTTCGATGAGGAGTTTCGCCACCTGTACGCACTGTCAAAGCCGGTGATGGGACCCAAGTCTCCGACCCGCGCCATGCCCTTCctcctcagcaaggcctgggccccccagcgcagcccccctGACAGCAGCCCAGGAAGTGCCAACACCCTTTCGGATCCTTTCAGTAGCCTCTCGGCTGGCAGCACCCATCAGACCAAACAAACGCCGAGAACTCCCTTATTCAGCAGCAACTTCACCCCCCAGTCTCCTCTCCATAGAGTTAACTCCTTCCACAGCTATGTCTCACTCACACCACCGCCACCACAGAAGACCATCCAGGCTAACTACTATCAGCCGCACTACGATACCACCATGGTTCTTTACAACAACGTGAACATTTACAGACCTGTAAGACTTAGACAAGAAGATCCAAACAGGACGGGGTTAAACTCACCTTGGAGGTGCCTTCACAAAGCTAACCTATTTGCATAA